In Kwoniella newhampshirensis strain CBS 13917 chromosome 4, whole genome shotgun sequence, one DNA window encodes the following:
- a CDS encoding protein disulfide-isomerase domain encodes MRLSYIAHWALAVSTSLIASPVSATTTDNDDDFQLRQLTDDNFKSNTAQGLWLIEHFSPKCGHCRAFAPTWTQLAKDKQHLERLTGFHMAQVNCLAQGDLCNSNGIKFYPQLILYIDGVPQPHYSGDRSHADLSAYIDEHSSTYSQEAMKDAEENAEGAGSRFANPVGKIAEVDELGLEALRSSGPVLTEFFAPWCGHCKRLRPIYEQLADAMKGKLNIAAVDCEDHKAFCRSVGIQGYPTIRMFHHATSTEYTGPRSLEKLSEFASKAIKVTALHSIRANDFEDVVKQNEALFLYLQNFDTTVAEQRSVKAALEPLIGSVPAYTSSDPQLYKRLSISNPPPTSVLLAFSSYSTRPVGSLPFPASQQDVNRFVQLHRFPTLVELTGANHAEFMKGDAKAIVVLGALHKGQDGTKEREQLGEIARAWKRGGRRFDQPVWFVWVDGEKWSGWLKQSYGIRKKELPAVVVIDPPNNEYYDTTIEGNKISFDGASTFSVLEGFYQHFLKPKRIETTLEWGSRSAAMTLISLGQTSVEHPFAALIILIGAVAIFVFLLQRCVGRDLKEAGITSRLD; translated from the exons ATGAGGCTCTCATACATTGCTCATTGGGCTTTGGCTGTCTCCACTAGCCTCATAGCCAGCCCGGTCTCAGCTACGACCACcgacaacgatgatgactttCAGCTGCGGCAACTGACGGACGACAACTTCAAGTCCAATACCGCACAAGGTCTATG GCTCATCGAACATTTCTCACCGAAAT GCGGACATTGTAGAGCATTTGCTCCGACATGGACTCAACTAGCGAAAGACAAACAACATCTTGAGCGACTGACGGGCTTTCATATGGCTCAGGTCAATTGTCTGGCACAAGGTG ATCTATGTAACAGCAATGGCATCAAATTCT ACCCTCAGCTCATTTT ATATATCGACGGGGTGCCTCAACCGCATTATTCCGGTGATCGTTCTCACGCCGACCTCTCTGCATACATCGATGAACATTCATCTACTTATTCCCAAGAAGCTATGAAAGATGCCGAGGAGAATGCAGAAGGGGCGGGCTCTCGCTTCGCCAATCCCGTCGGAAAGATCgccgaggtcgacgagctAGGTCTCGAAGCATTGCGGTCGTCTGGCCCCGTTCTGACCGAATTCTTTGCCCCGTGGTGTGGACA CTGCAAGCGTTTGAGACCGA TCTACGAGCAACTCGCGGACGCAATGAAAGGGAAGCTCAACATCGCTGCTGTAGATTGTGAGGATCACAAAGCGTTTTGTCGGAGTGTCGGGATCCAAGGATATCCCACTATtcggat GTTCCATCACGCTACATCGACCGAGTATACTGGTCCCCGTAGCCTTGAGAAGTTGAGCGAGTTTGCGTCAAAGGCTATCAAAGT GACCGCGTTACACTCAATCAGAGCCAATGACTTCGAAGACGTTGTCAAGCAGAACGAGGCATTGTTCTTGTACTTGCAAAATTTCGATACGACGGTAGCAGAGCAG AGATCCGTCAAGGCAGCCCTCGAACCACTGATCGGCTCTGTCCCGGCCTACACATCGTCAGATCCCCAACTATACAAACGATTGTCGATTTCGAACCCTCCGCCTACCTCTGTCCTCCTTGCGTTCTCGTCGTACTCAACCCGTCCTGTTGGCTCACTGCCCTTTCCAGCCTCACAGCAAGACGTCAATCGCTTCGTACAGCTCCATCGTTTCCCCACTCTCGTGGAGCTGACTGGCGCCAATCACGCCGAATTCATGAAGGGTGATGCCAAGGCGATCGTTGTCCTCGGCGCGTTGCATaaaggtcaagatggaacgaaggagagggaacaGCTGGGAGAGATAGCCAGGGCGTGGAAGAGAGGCGGCAGAAGGTTTGATCAACCCGTATGGTTCGTCTGGGTCGACGGCGAGAAGTGGTCAGGGTGGTTGAAGCAGTCATACGG GATTCGAAAGAAGGAACTCCCAGCTGTTGTGGTCATAGATCCGCCA AACAATGAGTACTACGATACTACGATCGAAGGTAACAAGATCTCTTTCGATGGGGCGAGCACGTTCTCGGTACTTGAAGGATTTTACCAGCATTTCTTGAAGCCCAAGAGGATAGAGACGACTCTTGAATGGGGATCGAGAAGCGCCGCCATGACGCTTATCAGTCTGGGT CAAACCAGTGTTGAACATCCCTTCGCCGCTTTGATCATCTTAATCGGAGCCGTGGCTATATTTGTGTTCTTATTACAACGGTGTGTCGGACGTGATCTGAAGGAAGCAGGCATCACGTCGAGGCTGGATTGA
- a CDS encoding proteasome subunit alpha type-5, producing the protein MFMTRSEYDRGVNTFSPEGRLFQVEYAMEAIKLGSTTVGITTPHGTVLAVEKRVPSPLLESSSIEKIMEIDSHIGCAMSGLTADARTMVEHARVTSQMHAFTYDEPIGVESCTQAVCDLALRFGESVEDDDALMSRPFGVALLIAGIDEKGPQLYHTDPSGTFVRYDAKAIGSGSDAAQQSLQDAYHKQMTLLEAHSLALKVLKQVMEEKLDENNVQLAQVTKEKGFEILGESGLKSVIETIAA; encoded by the exons ATGTTCatgacaag ATCCGAGTATGATAGGGGTGTAAACACCTTCTCACCAGAG GGTCGATTATTCCAAG TCGAGTACGCCATGGAAGCAATCAAG CTCGGTTCCACAACAGTTGGAATAACCACTCCTCACGGGACAGTTCTCGCTGTCGAAAAACGAGTTCCATCCCCGCTCCTCGAATCGTCCTccatcgagaagatcatggAGATCGACTCTCACATTGGATGTGCGATGTCAGGTCTGACAGCCGATGCAAGGACGATGGTGGAACATGCCAGAGTGACGAGTCAGATGCACGCTTTCACGTATGACGAGCCTATTGGAGTGGAGAGCTGTACTCAGGCGGTCTGTGATTTGGCATTGAGGTTCGGTGAGAGTGtagaggacgacgatgccctgatg TCGAGACCGTTCGGTGTCGCCTTGCTCATTGCGGGAATAGACGAGAAAGGACCTCAACT CTACCACACCGACCCTTCTGGTACTTTCGTCAGATATGACGCCAAAGCAATTGGGTCAGGTTCAGATGCTGCTCAACAAAGTCTCCAAGATGCCTATCACAAG CAAATGACTCTCCTGGAAGCTCACAGCTTAGCATTGAAGGTGTTGAAGCAGGtcatggaggagaagctggatgAGAACAATGTCCAGCTGGCTCAG GTCacgaaggagaaaggattCGAGATCCTCGGAGAATCAGGATTGAAGTCTGTGATCGAGACTATTGCTGCAtag